A single window of Methanoregula sp. DNA harbors:
- a CDS encoding NUMOD4 domain-containing protein → MSEWRMVPSWPNYEANEDGSVRQISSGRILKTYESEGYLIVKVTRPGLSRTIRVQYLVAEAFLGPKPPGHNLHHKDELKFNNVKTNLEYLPEPNHRSIHQSGMNNNSAKLTEDEVIAIRHLCSAGKSLNYVARMFGVGKSTVKDIIKGNTWVNVQAGY, encoded by the coding sequence ATGAGTGAATGGCGAATGGTCCCAAGTTGGCCTAATTATGAGGCAAATGAAGATGGGTCTGTAAGGCAAATATCTTCTGGTCGAATCCTAAAAACATACGAGTCAGAAGGATACCTGATTGTAAAGGTGACTCGACCCGGACTATCCAGAACTATCAGGGTTCAATACCTTGTTGCCGAGGCTTTCTTAGGGCCTAAGCCGCCGGGGCACAATCTTCACCATAAGGATGAATTGAAGTTTAATAACGTAAAAACGAATCTTGAATATTTACCTGAGCCAAATCATCGTAGCATCCATCAATCGGGCATGAATAACAACAGTGCTAAATTGACTGAAGATGAAGTTATAGCCATAAGACACTTATGTTCAGCTGGCAAAAGCCTGAACTATGTGGCAAGGATGTTTGGCGTAGGGAAGTCCACTGTTAAAGACATTATAAAAGGCAACACATGGGTTAACGTTCAAGCCGGATACTAA